The sequence GAGTATATTTCTTTATCAGATGCTCCTCATCTATAAGCCTAACAACACTATAAACTTCATCTTGCATCTGAATGTTCGAACTTTTGACAATGACCTTAAACATGAACTTTCTTTCAAGAATATTATTCAACTCTACTGGTTAGGAAGATTCGTCAATATCACCAGTATTCTAGAAGAAATTTCGGCttagaaaattatttaaaaataaatatgaacttaatttaaaaaaatacctTAAGTAATCTTTCCTTCAATTCGTTTGCGGACTTGCCTATGAGAAACATGGCTTTGCGGTCCAGAGCAACAATGAAACTGATCCAGTAGTGTCCATGACCCTAACTTGAAGCACGTACCTAAATACATCTTTGATTTGAGATATAACTATATGATTTGATGGGtttagaaaatataatttatGTTATTACCTATTCACTGCTGAGtaatctttatttttatattttgggtTTGGACAACGATAATGTTACTACTTTTATCCACCTTTTTTTGACACTTCTTACCTGACGTACGACCACCCTCTTAGAAGTTAtaaatttccaacacttgcaatAATCCAACTTGTGATATCGAAAATGAGGATcatgtttgtgcaaaagaaaaatatataaattaagcATACTTTAAATTAGGCATATTACGATTGCCAttaatcaaaaaccaaaatgcCAATAGAGATATGAATATATGTAGATTAATTTGTGGAAACACAGTTATTTACACAcaatttttttggtaattaaaattattattaatcaCCAACGAAAATATTATAAAGCATAGCATAGCATTCCCAGCTAGCTGTTCTCTACAAAGAGTACCCAAAACTTAAACCTATCTGTTTTTTCTAACCCAATACATGTATTATCTAACTAAGCGCAAGACAAAACACTATGACTACTCTCTCACATACAACTTTCTTACTAAAGAGATTGAAGAGTAAGTTAAACTAAGCAGACTATCAGCTATTTAGAGTGAAGAAGTAAAACAGTTAAAACATGAAGTTAATAATTACAATTATGCTCATATTACATAAAAAAAGTGGCACCGTGTGTTATATCCTCATTGTCTAGTGGTGCCAACAAtgcctaaaaatttaaaaatataccAAGAGCGGAGCAAAAATACAGATTTGCAAATTAAAAATAGAGAAACAAAACGTGACACATACTGTAGTATATCAATGAGAAACATAATTGAGGATATACAAGTTTGGTGCACAAATGCCACAATCGGGGTTATTTGCTACTGACTATCCATGAATACGCACATATGCAAATTAAAAAATAGAGTTAGCAAAACGAATTATAAGACGATAACATATTTTTAATATCTTTTTATCTTGTAGAACCAATTCAATCGGGAAAGTAGCGCTTGAATTGTAACGATTGGGTACTTCCCATAGACGAACAAttcgaactttcaacttctatTGCATCTTCGAAATTGTTATATCCTTGATTAAATCAATGTGAGTAGCCATATTTTGCAAAAACAtatattttcttgattttttgatAGCAGTAGAAGATTTGAATATAAGAACAGAGTACCATAGAAGTTTTTTTGAGGGATAAATTTGaatctttaaccatactaaacggTACAATTTGCAATAAAAGATAAAATGGCAAAGGGTCAAATATGTCCCTATACTATTGAAAAAGATCTAATATTGTCCTCCGTTATACTCTCAATCCAAATATATCCCTAACGTTATACTATCGATCCAAATATATTCCTAACATCATAAAAGTGGTACAAACCTACCCTTCTTCTGTTAACTGTCTCCCTATGACAACATTTCATTGCTACCTCGCCATTATACTCCCATTTTCATCCCTTCCCCACAACCTTTTTTTCCCTTTCATTTGAAGAAAATCACAGATCATAGATATACAAACAAACTATATCAAAATAAATGCTAACAGCCAAAGATAATATGAAACAACGTGAACCGAGAAAATTCTGATTTTGCTATTCAAAATTCATACTTATACGAACGAAAATACATTTTGTATTATATAAAAAACTAAGCAAAGATACAGACATACTAGTTTAAGGTTTCAAAATTGACCATGGTGAGAAAGAAAAACAACCTAGACACGCTCACACGAgagttaattttttttgtttctctctCTTCAACCACATTTTTGGAAGGCTACCATCTTTTTTCCCTTTGCGTTTTATGTTAAAATAAAAGTGCTACTAAATTTTTCCTAAATAGGTCTTACAAATTCATCGGCAACACAAGGAAATGcaaaataaaacacaaaattGTAAGATCAAGTGAAAGGTACGTACAATTTAGGATCGGCTGGAGAAGCAACAAGTATTTTGAAAAGCAAGAGGAAGTAGAGGCAATGAAGTCTTCAAAATAATGATAGAACTTTAAAGTAATTGAACTTGGTAGCTACAAACAGGGTGAAATGGTGAGGTAACAATAAAATGTGTTCATAGGGGAGACAGTTAACGGAGGAAGGGTAAGTTTGTACCACTTTCATGATGTCAGGGATATATTTGGACCGATAGTATGACGTTAAGGGTATATTTGGACTAATAGTATAACAAAGGGTAATATTAGACCTTTTTCAACAGTATAAGGACATATTTGACCCTTTTTCGAAGATAGAATACAGACCAATTTGCCCTTCACATCAGTGAGGAGTTCTGTGATGCGCACTTGTATCAAAAAAGCTGAAATGAGGTGCGGTCTCACTGAACTACAAAAGGTTATTAGCTTACAAAGCAACTGGCTGAATATCACCAGTTAGGATGAGGACAAAACAAAGCAAAGGGCAATGACCTTTTCTCTTTATTTCCAGTAATGACATACATAGGGGTGTTtgtaaaaacccgaaaaatcgaaccaaaccgaaaaccaaaccaaaccgaccaaaaaactgatattttttggtttggtttggttttagttttgaatttaaaaaaccaatcaaatttggtttggttttggtttcaatcagaaaaaaccgaaccaaaccgactataggagtagttatttcaaatttattattatacctatatgtatatttttatacaaagtttcaaaaatttaatGATAAATATTAATAGTTTGCAATTTTCGtatagttctttacctttacattctaatTTGATTGGTAATTTTCTTTTATTAAGTGTAAGAATCCATTtcgtgttaaaaataatatatttttaattgagttcttaaattattcatcactatttgattcaattatcatcaacaTATCTtgataaataatagatttcttaaagaacaattgatttgatagtgttatgttgaaaatgtagtcgccggaatatgtgttgataatatgtcttatatttaagaaaaaaccgacaaataaccccaaaaaacaaaaaacagatATAAACCGAGtcgagaaaaaaccgacttaattggtttggtttggtttggttctaatatttgaaaaatcaacTTACTTAGTTTGGTTTCTTTTAAGAGAAAAAAGTTCCAAACCGAACAATGAACACCCATAGACATACATATATTTCCAACAATAACAAAAGCTGAGATCAAAGGCCAATGCAACTATTGGCATCTTCCCAGTTATATTTTCACCGTTTGGTTATTTCCATCATGATATATatgtgtgcgcgcgcgcgcgcgccAAGAAAAGCAAAATCTGAAGTTAAAAGCAGATGCAAACCATTGGCATCTTTACATTTACACTTTTATCACAAAACAGGTCTTTTACTTCGTGgtggagcaaatgatcaaaaatAGCAAGAGAATGAGGCTGATCAGTTAGTAATCCATCAAACTCTCTACTTTATACTTCTAACTTGAAAGATAATCACCTGAGAAGACGGACCAAAAAAATAATCATTCCGATCCCAAAGCTTCAACCTTTGGACCATGAAGAGCAGGGGGACGAAGGTCTTTGCCCCAGCCAACACCACGAGTGGAATCAAGGTATTAATGGACAAGGTGTCGACATTTCTGAAGGTGGATCACACCCTCTATACGGTAACACCAATACAGAGCAGTTCCATATGGTTTCAGTCGTGGTTTGATAAGAATGGACCTTGCatctaactcaaccccaaaagctagcttatgAGGTGAGGATTGACCAagccatataaggagaccaaTGACCTCAAATCCCTCCGATGTGGGACAACTCAACACCCCCTCATGCTCAGACCTTTAGAGCGTGGACAACATAACACCAATGCAGAGCAGTTCCATATGGTTTCAGTCGTGGTTTGATAAGAATGGACCTTGCctctaactcaaccccaaaagctagcttatgaggtgaggattgcccaagccatataaggagaccaaTGACCTCAAATCCCTCCGATGTGGGACAACTCAACACCCCCTCATGCTCAGACCTTTGGAGCGTGGACAACATAAATAGGGGTCCAACATCGGTAACAATAATTAGGATGagcctggctctgataccatgataagaatggaccttgggcctaactcagccccaaaagctagcttatgAGATGAGGATTGCCCAAGCTATATAAGGAGACCAAGGACCCAAAATCCCTCTGATGTGAGACAACTCAACATGGTTTTGGTTTCAATCGTGCGTATGTTATGGTTGAGCAACTGCTCTCTATCAGTGTAGGTTTGCTGAGAAAATTTAGGgaaagtagttttttttttttaagtaaacAACGTATGTTTAATCAGTTAGCTTTTTAAAATTAATGAAAtatgaaatttgaattaaataaagcacttttctttttctttttctttaaaaaaatacggtcttcatagttcaaaagtagatgatcaaataaatttttaaaatgtaTGTTTTAAACTTAgttaacttttaaaaaaaataaagctgAAATGTTGAATTAAATAAAGcgttattaaaaaaaaaggctCTTTATGGTTCAAAGTTAAAGAGTAAAACAAACTATGTTTTAAAATaagttaattttttaaaaataatgaaatctgaaattgtgaacaattttttttttccaaataattTTATAGCTCCTATTTTTTTGGAGGATTGTCCTAAAGTGCCAAGTGGCATATTCTGATAGTGCCACTTGGCGAAATGAGAATGCTTTTTCTTCCGCTTTTagttatatatagatagatatatagattattaaaaacccaaaaaaacatcatggatattttaaaattttaaagtaaCCGTAGCCCGTAAATGGACCCCGAAAAATTATTTTCCaatatttttactattattattgttttgaatATTATATTTAGTCATATGGTATACTGAACATAAACAAATGAGATGAATATTAATCAATATATCTGTCTGCCATTAGTTGTGCCCCATTTGCAAGTTCGATATTCTATATATTCGATCAATTTATCATTAATTATGCCTTAGTCCTAGGTTTAATATGTCATTGATGTTAGGACTTCTGAAATTGCATTATGAAACTTTAAATTTTGTTATTCTTATATACTACTAGTTACTACTTCATAATTAACTAGCCATATACAAGCAACAAGAATAATACtaattatatgtaaatatttaaataatatgcAAAATAATAATATTAGTACATAAAATGTAATAGGTTATGAAATATGGTTAATTAAGTTCGCTCACATGTTTACCAAGCATTTGTGAAATTTCACAATTCGTGtaaaatttaatttataaatactATTTGTGAAAAAGATACTTGCAGGATCAGATAATTTAAAACATGATTACCTGCAAAATTAGTTATAATAAACACTAATTTGCAATCACAAAAAACAGTAACTAACATATTGTAGtgcttaacagcttgtttggatggttattaCGCATTGTTTCATAAGTATTGTATCGTACTGTATTGTATTGCATTGTATTGTATCGTTCGATAAAaataatgtttggatagattgtgtcgttTGTCATCGTTTTATGATATcacgcaccaacaatatgaagaacaAACTTGATTAATTACAACGAAAAATTATGATACAGggtaaaattactatataaaaaggtagggtaaatgataaaataaaattatttaataataataaagggtgatattgagagaaaaagacgaggtaacgacgcgaccacaccaaatcggtcgttacataaaatgACACATTTTgtcgttatgtaacgacggatttaacgatacgatataataaaatttaagtaacaatcaaaacaaacatcatatttaaagtaacaatacgatacaatacaatgggtaacaaccatccaaacagtAAGTTATCCAAATAGTGAcaaaatcattttcaaaaataatttaaagtttaGCCAACTTTAAACAACTTTTTTTCCTTCAGTAAACTCGGCCAGGTCTTAAATACGGCTATTTGTGCACTTCACCAACAAAAAAAGAGGGtccaatatttttcttttagcctACCAAAAATTAGGCAGTTCTTAACTGTACAATTTGAGCTGCAGAGTTTAATTAGCACAAGAATGAGGAGAGTACCAACCGTATTATTTCAAGCTGGTAAAGCTATTGGAGATTTGGATTTGCTCAAAATTGTGCAATCTGAAATCAACCACGAACTCTCCGCTAAACCTTTTCAGGTGCATTATTTTCATAAAAACCCATTATTTTTCGTTGTATGTATCTGTACATTTTATTGAAATTAACTTCGTTAGGTTTCTATTGGAGTTACTAATGATTTGTCTACCCGAGGGTCTTTCGTTAGGTTTCTATTGGAGTTACTAATGATTTGTCTacccgagggtctatcggaaacagatTCTTTGTCCTATcgggtctgcgtacacattaacctcccagaccccactatgtgggattttatgggtagttgttgttgttaccttcatatttattttttcacCCAGTTTTTGGTATCCCATGAAGTTTATGTGAAAAGGGTTTAATGGTATTTTTGAACAAATTGAAGATATTGGGTTCTGGTTATCATTGTATTGTTTCAGTACTGTTGAGTATTCTATCAACAACGCGGAGCCAGGATTTGAATCTTATGGTTTCGGCGTTCTAATCATTTTAAGTTACTgagttttaaattaaaatttgtcCACATTCAATGGATTTTTCCGACAAATGCAGGGTTTGAATAAAAACTATTCAGTTTGGACGAACTCGTAGCTGACATTCCAGCTCCACCCCTGTACTATTGTAGTGGAGTTCTAAGTTCTAACATTACGTTTTGGTGGTATTTTCTGTCAATTTTATGGAATTATAGTTGATACTTTCTCACCCAAATTTGGTATTACTTGCATTTGATATGAAAAAGGGTTCAAGGGTATTTTTGAACAAACCAGTGGGTGGGAAATAATAGGTGCCTGGTGGAATAGTAGAGATGCCAGTAAGCTGACCCGGACACCattaaccaaaaacaaaaaatagtcATTGAAAGAAAGTAGTCCTTTTATTGGTATTTATTTGTCcattttttttggaaattatCTTCATATATATTTTTCACCTAATTTTTGGTACCCCATGTGTAAGGTTTAATGATATATTTGAACAATTTAAGTCTTGTGCAGTAGGTTAATGGCTAGCGTAAAGATAATTGAATTAAAATGAATCCTCTGAGTTTGTATTGTTTTAAGGATACAAAGGATTCATATGTTCGATCCTAACTAGTTTGGGAATTGGGATTCAGcagtagttgattgattgatttgtTGTGATTGAAAGTGATATTTTCAAGTGATCAGGTTACCCAAAttcaagtacaacaacaacaacgagtcaacgacccagtaaaattccactagtggggtctgggaagggcagtgtgtacgcaaatcttacccctacctcgagggagtagagagattgtttccgaaAGATTCTCGgttcaagaagacgaaaagagacaatatattagtaccatcaacagaaaccatagaaataataaaagtatCATAGAAACCAGAAATTAGATAAAAAGCAAAAGCAATAATCAGTAAATAGACCCGGCACTATGAAAAACAGAAGAGTAGTGTGAACACAAAATTAACCACTAGCAGTCCTAGACAAAAGTCCTATCAGACTAGCCTTACATTGGTACGAAGTAGAAATaaactcaactacctcctaacctacatccctaatgctcgacctccacagcttcctatcaagggccacaCCTCCGACATCTGAAGCCACGCCATGTCTTGCCTGATCATCTCTGTCCAATACTTTTTAGgttgccctctacctcttctcgtgcctttCAAAGCCAGtagctcacacctccttaccagGGCTTCTGGGCTTCTCCTTTTTACGTGcccaaaccatctaagcctcacttcccgcatcttgtcatcaatggaagccacacccaccttctcccgaatatactcattcctaatcttattcatcctagtgtgcccgcatatccacctcaacatcctcatttctgctactttcatcttctggatatgtgagttcttaactggccaatACTCAGCCCCATaaccggtctaaccaccgctctataaaacttacctttgagtatcggtggcactttcttgtcactcaggactccagatgctaaactccacttcatccaccccactcctatacagtgtgtgacatcctcgtcgatctccccatccCCGGGATAATCGACCCGTTACCCAAATTCAAGTGTAGGAGCTAAATTTTGTAATGTTTTTATTATATAGTTTATCTTTAGTGTTTTTCTGATGCAGTTGATTTAGCATACTTTTTATCACAAGCAATGAAGTAAATCATTCAAATGTTCCGTCGTTAAGTAAAAACAACTTGTTAATAAAAGAACATCAAGATGATGTCAAGTTAAAGCAAGCGAATCATTGAGAAAAAGCAACAGCTAGAGTACAAAGAGCAGCAAAACACTAGCAAACAAAAACCTATGTCATATAGAAGACTCTGTTAAGTATTCCACGAAGTCGGCTAAATTATGACAGTGGTGTTCCTTGTTACCACAAccaaaaagtttctttttttccggagggacaataaaataaagctgCTATAACATCAATATGCGGTGGAAGAAGTGTTGATGATGGATTGATGGCTGCATTCACCTTATGTCTTGTATAAAACGTTTTTCATCTGTTCCTCTGTTATCTATTTTCCCTTCAAAGACACATTAGTCCAGCCTATAGAAGCTGAAATCACCTTTATTATGGTCGATGGGTAACTATGCTGCAATTTATAGTTCTTCTTCTTGTAGACTATCTGAGCACTTTTtatgttttgttttcctttttttattaatGCAGAATGATGAAAGTAGAAGCTTTGGAGATTTTGTTGTAGATTGGGATTCACCACAATCTCAAGATGTGGTTCTACGCAGGAGATGCGAATCAGGGGAGGAAGTTGCTGTTTCTGCTTTATTGGGTGCTGAGAGCTCTAATGAAAATGTGAAATTTCCCAGGGAAGCTTTCATGAAAGTAGGTGTGAAGAAGCCTGGCTTGAGTTCCGTGCTAGAGTTTGATTGTGTAGCAACTGCCCAAGTTGGTGATGGTTGTGACTTTGAAATTCAAAACGTGAACTACATTCTATCATCAGCCCTGGATTCTTCAGCCTTCAAAGGTCCCTCGTTCAGGTACTTTTGTCCTCTTAAGCAATGTCATACAATTTTTTCTTTGGGGAATTGGGAGCTCAGCTTTGGACTCATAAGTTTACTGCAGTTGGTTATTCTGATTTTATTTTCCAAATCTGGGAGAACAGTTTGGTGTTTCTTCTAGCCCGTATGCATGTCAAGATATGCCTTTTCAATACGTTCTTTATTGCTTCTTATGAAACTCCTTAAGTTTTCTCCTAGACATGCATGTCGAATTTGTCGATCCCTTCTCACCTCGCCAAGGTGGTAAAGATATTCAATTTTTGGTCTGTTCAACACTTTCTGAGCTATAATTGAAGGTTTTGGTTGGAAAATTTAGTATTGTACATGGATTGTGTGGATACCACTAAAGTTGATGCTTTATCTTTTTCTTCTCGACTGATTTCTCGAAGGGTATTCACTTCCCATTTACCTCTCCTCGAAACTGAGTAATTGATGCGAAGAAGACTTCAAAATCCTCAAATGTTCCTGATTTTGAATCCTAATGTTCTACCGGAACCAGGCTGAAATGGCGGTCATAAATGATTTTAGTGAACTCCAACTGTTTAGGATTGCCGCCTAGTTGAGTGATTGATTTAACAGATGACAGTGAAGATTGGGATATTCAGATAGGTGCATCGTTGCTAGTTTGGAAAATGTGACCAAGTTCCTGCAGTAATGGCCcaaaaagggaaagaagaaaaaaactgtTTGCTAGACCAGCTGACAATTGAGATTCCAAAATGCTGAAATCTGTAGCAAAACTCGAAGAACAATAAATATCTCAAATATCTCATCTCAATTAGACAAAAAGCTAAGCATTAGTTTTTGCTTTGCTTAGTTTGTATATGCTGTTTCTGCCTTTTCTTTTAAATAACTGTCGTGTTTTGATAAATTTCTTTCGTCCTACTTGGTCAAATGTAGATTCTGCTACATTGGTGACTAAGGTGTCAACTATGACAATTGAAATGTACCTTTGTCTTTCACAAGATTGCTTTTTCAAGGAGAAATAATCAGGAGAATGCTGCATGATTGCATCGTAGGTTGCAGTGTTGTTGAaagacaaacaacaacaacaacaaatccagtgaAATTCCACACATGGGGTCTGGAGAGGATAGTGTGTATacataccttacccctactttCGGAAAGGTAGAaaagttgtttccgatagaccctcggctcaagaacagTGAAAAGGACACAATAAACAAACAGTAACAATGGCTAGGAAAACTCTCTTGTTGAAAGAAATTCTTGAAATTATCCTTGGAAGTACTAGTTTGAGTTTTTAAAATTCTAATGCTGGCATTTAGTTTCAGCGCTAGAAGGTTTGTGTTTTTATGCTGGCACGTCATGATGGTCAGCCATCTGAGCATTTCATTTGAATACTTAAAAACTTCTTCAAGGTTTCATTGGAACTATTCGTTTGAGTTTTTGAATTCTTATGTCTGCTTCTTGAGATGCTTTTGATGTTGTGTGTCCCTTTTGTTGCTCCAACAGAACAATTCGTCTTGGCTTATTTTGTGACAATCTCAAGTGTCGCTGGTTGCGTTTATTTCAAGAATGTCCTATTCAGTTTCTTGCATCATATTTCTGTTCAAATATGTATGAACATTAATGAGTTCCTTTATTGTATCCCCTTTTCAGTTTTTTCAGTTCATTAGATCAAAAACTTCAAGATGAGCTCTACAAATATCTAGAAGCAAGAGGAGTTAGTAAAAGTTTCGCGGATTCACTCTTGCTCCACCTACACAAAAAGGAGCAAGGTCAATACGTCGACTGGCTGCACAAATTGCAAGCTGTTGTAACACCAAATGATGACGCGGACAACACTGCACGCGAGATATAGATATTTGAATTGATTCAATACATACCATGAAGTCACTGATTGCTGGAGGAGAAAGCTCTATTGGTTAACTTGCAGTTTTTTAGCTGGTTTCTGTAAACCCCTTCTTGTTTTACTGAAATAGAGATCTAATTTAAATGGCCAAATACAACTGCATAATGGAATTATAAAAGGTTCAAGAACTGTAAGTTGAGTGGAAcatacattttattttattttgttgaaagAGGTAGGCGCTTTAGCAAATTTTATCACCATAAATCACTATACTAAAAGGTAGtctggtgcacaaagcatccgTATTCAACATGGTCTGTGGAAGGTCCACACCttaaggggtgtgatgtagacaacttATCTTAATTCAAGTATTAGTGGCTGCTTCGACGACTTGAACTCATGACTTAGCTAGCATTTGGCCGAAGATTccaaaatttgttttgaaaaatctaatttgggtaaagtttggtttgaagatgaaatgTGTTGGGACATGAGTTTGTAAaacatatttcatttttttttttttgaaaaaatatgaaacatgacttatatccacaagttctaaaactattacaaatacccaacaataccttcatcaataacatttattatattatcgcaaactatagtcctgaacataaataaatttggtacaaaattatcatttttataatgaactacataatacactatcagatgagACCGAGAGGATGAAATAACACTGTtacaaataataaatggtgggctctttataaaatacaaaagtttggggcaattttttaaaggaatttttacctcctatagcaaagattaacaccttatttattttaaataaatactatttaaaaaaattatattctatagataccttttaatgtttatagcaaaatatctaattttgatTACCTCCTACCCCTAAGTCACTAAATACGTTATTTAGTTAcagtattttctttctttctctactttgatacatatcattctcttcccccatcccattaaaatttccAGCGACCAGCAGCACATCAACAACAAACCCTAACCCGAAGACCCAATCATGCCAAAGCAAATCCACGAAATCAAGGATTTCCTTCTCACAGCAAGAAGGAAGGATGCACGATCTGTCAACATTTGGAATTTCCTTCTCATGAAATTAAGAAGGAATGATGCACGATCTGTCAAGATCAAGGATTTCCTTCTAACGAATTCAAGGATTTCCTTCTCACAGCAGTCACTTCCTCCAGGTTTGAGCGTGTAAAATCTTTGAAGATGAAAGGACTAATTGGTTACAAGGCGGAAATTAGGG is a genomic window of Nicotiana tabacum cultivar K326 chromosome 16, ASM71507v2, whole genome shotgun sequence containing:
- the LOC107795314 gene encoding uncharacterized protein At2g39795, mitochondrial, whose protein sequence is MRRVPTVLFQAGKAIGDLDLLKIVQSEINHELSAKPFQNDESRSFGDFVVDWDSPQSQDVVLRRRCESGEEVAVSALLGAESSNENVKFPREAFMKVGVKKPGLSSVLEFDCVATAQVGDGCDFEIQNVNYILSSALDSSAFKGPSFSFFSSLDQKLQDELYKYLEARGVSKSFADSLLLHLHKKEQGQYVDWLHKLQAVVTPNDDADNTAREI